A region from the Salicibibacter cibarius genome encodes:
- a CDS encoding DUF418 domain-containing protein yields MASINGKDQYQRIAILDQMRGLALLAIFLANVPGLAQVNTDGQSFINQAVYDFLSIVLDDSARPLFAFMFGMSLLLIYTKLQNKDVNPYPTLLRRLLLLAFAGAIHGYAIWAGDILLMYAMAGFVLLLFMNLSAKWLLTAALLFWLGYTVGIDVMNYYSPYDFSLNGWLKHLLLGSGEPPTGAEYLINEFTSMVRHLGFFLFGMYAYRKGLLSFIKGKRTFMWFLTFVFIAVGLAGKTSLYYGSYSPMDTFYPFVLTIGMILFIILLGTSRTMISKALLPFSAIGKMAFTHYLLQSLVFVSVFYLSGRTIFPGIGIWTEPTYLFALSIGIILFVAQMIFSHFWLKKFYYGPFEWLWRIGTYRRVVSLKRRI; encoded by the coding sequence ATGGCATCGATAAATGGAAAAGATCAATATCAAAGAATCGCTATTTTAGATCAAATGAGGGGACTGGCTTTACTAGCCATTTTTTTGGCCAATGTGCCTGGGCTGGCGCAAGTAAATACGGATGGCCAGTCCTTCATAAATCAAGCCGTATATGATTTTTTATCCATCGTGCTGGACGATAGCGCAAGGCCATTGTTTGCGTTTATGTTCGGTATGAGCCTGCTTCTCATTTATACCAAATTACAAAATAAAGACGTGAATCCATATCCGACGTTATTGAGAAGACTTTTATTGTTGGCTTTTGCAGGGGCTATTCACGGCTATGCCATATGGGCAGGCGACATCCTACTTATGTATGCCATGGCGGGATTTGTGTTGTTGCTATTTATGAATTTGTCTGCAAAATGGTTACTTACAGCCGCCTTGCTTTTTTGGTTAGGATATACGGTAGGGATCGATGTTATGAATTATTACTCGCCCTATGATTTTTCCCTTAATGGGTGGTTGAAACATCTATTACTTGGTTCGGGGGAACCTCCAACAGGAGCAGAGTATTTAATTAATGAGTTCACTTCGATGGTGCGGCATTTAGGCTTTTTCCTTTTTGGGATGTATGCTTATCGTAAGGGGCTGCTCTCGTTCATAAAGGGGAAAAGAACGTTTATGTGGTTCCTGACTTTTGTTTTTATTGCCGTCGGGTTAGCGGGGAAGACAAGCCTTTATTACGGTTCTTACAGTCCTATGGACACTTTTTATCCCTTTGTTTTGACCATTGGCATGATCCTGTTCATTATTTTGTTGGGGACAAGCAGAACGATGATCTCAAAGGCTCTCCTGCCGTTTTCCGCTATCGGGAAAATGGCGTTCACTCATTATCTCCTGCAATCCCTTGTGTTCGTGAGTGTGTTTTATTTAAGTGGACGGACAATTTTTCCGGGAATCGGCATATGGACAGAACCAACTTATTTGTTTGCCCTCAGTATAGGTATCATTTTATTCGTGGCACAAATGATTTTTAGCCATTTTTGGTTAAAGAAATTTTATTATGGCCCGTTT